One segment of Marvinbryantia formatexigens DSM 14469 DNA contains the following:
- a CDS encoding type II TA system antitoxin MqsA family protein has translation MEMKIIRSEKRLCTCCMEEHEVKTVLAEEQAVFKDVKIDYDAYYLYCDAAEELYMDEQQMKDNDVRLKDAYRKKEGLLTSSEISGIREKYGISQRDLSTLLGWGGKTITRYESHQVQDRAHDTILRKLAQDPEWFLALLDEAKGNLSADACHKYLNTATALYEENQDSYLRKAIEASYAKYYGNREFHGNTKLSLDKAVDVMRYFAASAHVTNLYKVKLMKLMWYADALSYKKRGFAITGLVYQALPMGAVPVGHNSIIDLKDVPCEEVDMGETNAYHFSLKGDVSFPFLSREDKGILDTVIEKLGKMSKNEIISFMHKEQAYIETMPRNIISFRYAENLQI, from the coding sequence ATGGAAATGAAGATTATCAGAAGTGAAAAACGTTTATGCACATGCTGTATGGAAGAACATGAAGTGAAAACAGTTCTTGCTGAGGAACAGGCAGTTTTTAAGGATGTAAAGATTGATTATGATGCATATTATTTATACTGCGACGCGGCAGAAGAGCTGTATATGGATGAACAGCAGATGAAGGATAATGATGTGCGCCTTAAAGATGCTTACAGGAAGAAAGAAGGGCTTTTAACATCCTCTGAAATCAGTGGCATTCGTGAAAAGTATGGTATCAGCCAGAGGGACCTCAGTACACTTCTTGGCTGGGGTGGTAAAACGATTACGAGATATGAGAGCCATCAGGTGCAGGACAGGGCACATGATACTATATTAAGGAAGCTTGCGCAGGACCCGGAGTGGTTTCTGGCGTTGCTGGATGAGGCAAAAGGGAATCTGTCTGCGGATGCCTGCCATAAATATCTGAATACCGCTACGGCTCTCTATGAAGAGAACCAGGATTCCTATTTACGTAAGGCTATTGAGGCAAGCTACGCGAAATATTATGGAAATCGGGAGTTTCACGGAAATACAAAGCTTTCTTTAGACAAGGCGGTAGATGTAATGCGTTATTTTGCGGCTTCGGCGCATGTGACGAATCTTTATAAAGTAAAGCTTATGAAATTGATGTGGTATGCGGATGCGCTTTCTTACAAGAAAAGAGGATTTGCGATAACCGGACTGGTTTATCAGGCTTTGCCAATGGGAGCTGTGCCGGTGGGACATAATTCTATTATCGATTTAAAAGATGTTCCGTGCGAGGAAGTAGATATGGGAGAGACCAATGCATATCATTTTTCGTTAAAGGGGGATGTCTCATTTCCGTTTCTTTCCAGGGAAGATAAGGGGATTCTGGATACCGTTATTGAAAAGCTCGGAAAAATGAGTAAGAATGAGATTATCTCTTTTATGCATAAAGAGCAGGCATATATAGAAACGATGCCCAGAAATATAATTTCATTCAGATACGCAGAGAATTTGCAGATATAA